In Nitrosarchaeum sp., the following proteins share a genomic window:
- a CDS encoding prohibitin family protein, whose amino-acid sequence MSKYQQPKMNVNFGKVKLAILGIIALVIIAAISAASVQIVESGNRGVLLHWSAVDTSVPPLQEGLHFVVPFQDKVVNMEVRTLKFVKATSGASRDLQTVSTEVTVNYRAAPNSVNVLYQEVGLDYEGRIIQPAVEEVVKQITAKYNAEELITKRPLVKADIETEITARLTPYNILTDAISITDFQFSPLFSQAIESKVEAEQKALKAENDLRRIEVEARQQEQQAKGIAAANVAEAAGEAEAIKIINEALAQNPNYLEWLKVQAWDGKLPLVVGEGGTPFIQIPTR is encoded by the coding sequence TTGTCAAAATATCAGCAACCAAAAATGAATGTAAATTTTGGGAAAGTAAAATTAGCAATTTTAGGCATTATCGCACTTGTTATTATTGCAGCCATATCTGCTGCATCGGTACAAATAGTAGAGTCTGGAAATAGAGGAGTTTTACTACATTGGAGTGCAGTAGATACATCTGTTCCACCATTACAGGAAGGACTTCATTTTGTAGTCCCATTTCAAGATAAAGTGGTAAACATGGAAGTTAGAACGCTCAAGTTTGTAAAAGCCACATCTGGCGCTTCAAGAGATCTTCAAACAGTGTCAACTGAGGTCACTGTCAATTACAGAGCAGCTCCAAACTCTGTAAATGTATTGTATCAGGAAGTAGGATTAGATTATGAAGGAAGAATCATTCAACCAGCAGTAGAAGAAGTAGTAAAACAGATTACTGCAAAGTATAATGCAGAAGAATTAATTACAAAAAGACCTCTTGTTAAAGCAGATATAGAGACTGAGATAACAGCCCGTCTAACTCCATACAACATATTGACTGATGCCATATCCATCACAGACTTTCAATTTTCACCGTTATTTTCACAAGCCATAGAATCTAAAGTAGAGGCAGAGCAAAAAGCTCTGAAGGCTGAAAATGACCTTAGAAGAATAGAAGTGGAAGCAAGACAGCAAGAACAACAAGCAAAAGGAATAGCAGCAGCAAATGTTGCCGAAGCAGCAGGAGAGGCTGAAGCAATTAAAATAATCAATGAAGCACTAGCTCAGAATCCAAATTATTTAGAATGGCTCAAAGTTCAAGCATGGGATGGTAAACTGCCACTCGTAGTAGGAGAAGGTGGAACACCATTTATCCAAATTCCAACTAGATAA
- a CDS encoding GTP-binding protein, with amino-acid sequence MGIPEKIKAIQDEMAKTQINKATNHHIGILKAKIAKLKREQEDREIQKSGVKTDGFDVRRSGDATVVFIGLPSVGKSTLLNKLTDAKSTVGAYQFTTLTVVPGMMNYRGAKIQVLDLPGIIKGASSGKGLGKRILSVARTADLVLLMLDVFQPFHEDVLVNELGSIGIRLNRLPPNITIEKSPMGGIAVAQQVKLTKISEQHLKDILHIYGIVSARVVIREDITSEQLADHIAGNISYSKSLTILNKIDLVDREFLEDLKTKIKSEVIEVSANSDINIELLKEKIYDKLNFIRIYMRPKGGETDFKEPLIAREGDTVEDICNKLHRSMKRQFRYGLIWGKSVKFGGQRVGLDHIVQDEDVLTIIKTRGA; translated from the coding sequence TTGGGAATTCCTGAAAAAATTAAAGCCATTCAAGATGAAATGGCAAAAACTCAGATCAACAAAGCTACCAACCACCATATTGGCATACTAAAAGCAAAAATTGCAAAGCTAAAACGAGAACAAGAAGATAGAGAAATTCAAAAAAGTGGTGTAAAAACTGATGGGTTTGATGTAAGGAGATCAGGAGATGCAACAGTTGTGTTTATCGGATTACCAAGTGTTGGAAAATCTACATTACTAAATAAATTAACAGATGCCAAATCAACAGTTGGAGCTTACCAATTTACAACTTTAACAGTGGTTCCTGGAATGATGAATTATAGAGGAGCAAAGATTCAGGTGTTGGATTTACCAGGAATCATCAAAGGCGCATCAAGTGGGAAAGGGTTAGGTAAAAGAATATTGTCAGTTGCAAGGACTGCAGATTTAGTTTTACTGATGTTAGATGTTTTTCAGCCTTTTCACGAAGATGTACTGGTTAACGAATTAGGGAGCATAGGAATTAGATTAAATCGGTTACCACCAAACATTACAATTGAAAAATCCCCGATGGGTGGAATTGCAGTTGCACAACAGGTAAAATTAACAAAAATTTCAGAACAGCATCTCAAAGATATTTTACACATTTATGGAATAGTTAGCGCAAGAGTAGTCATCAGAGAGGACATCACATCAGAACAGCTTGCAGATCACATAGCAGGCAATATTAGTTATTCAAAATCACTTACAATTCTAAATAAAATAGATCTTGTCGATCGAGAATTTTTAGAAGATCTAAAAACAAAAATAAAATCAGAAGTCATAGAAGTATCTGCTAATTCAGATATCAATATTGAACTATTAAAAGAGAAAATTTATGACAAACTCAATTTCATAAGAATATACATGAGACCCAAGGGAGGTGAAACGGATTTTAAAGAACCGCTAATTGCAAGAGAAGGGGATACAGTTGAAGATATTTGCAATAAATTACATCGAAGTATGAAAAGACAATTCAGATATGGGTTAATTTGGGGGAAAAGCGTAAAATTTGGAGGGCAAAGAGTAGGATTAGATCACATTGTGCAAGATGAAGATGTATTAACAATAATTAAAACACGTGGAGCATGA
- the argS gene encoding arginine--tRNA ligase: MSFKSLIDEIENNLHKILEDMQISDIQFTVEPAKPGFGDVSSNISFLLAKSLKKSPKEIANLMSEKYRQSQNILVSKVEPHPTGYLNFFADWEKLSQLILSESNLDEFGSIDLGHNSSIVVEHTSVNPNKALHIGHIRNIVLGDTIARILKKSNYKVNVLNYVDDSGLQVADIIVGFKHLGFDQKSPTGKKFDHYCGDDVYVKTTERYEQDPNFEEIRKNILKELEDGVSETAKFADTITRRVLENQLETCWNLGVYYDCLNFESQIIRSGLWGKIFEKLKEMKLVEFESDGKNAGCWIIRGENNDEDKVIVRSNGTATYIAKDIPYAAWKLGLIDDPFSYKKYEKTQPGNRILWQTTLTASTEPKQNFTGNKVITVIDSRQARLQKIITGLMSKFKSTDDAYVHLGYESVTLSSDTAQTLGLDTDGKQAQMSGRKGLYVNADSVYDLLKNKTIEETKKRHSEMSDSEIEQIAHYVSVGTLRYEMIKQDLDKMITFDLTKSLSLEGDTSPYIQYTHARASRIIEKSTRKPSIDVDFSLLNDASELSLIKIIGLFEIYVLDAAKNLSPKVIARYCHDLAVAFNSFYEHVKVLELGDEKLEISRLCLVHSFKITLEKALELLGITAPDKM, encoded by the coding sequence TTGTCCTTCAAATCATTAATCGATGAAATTGAAAATAATCTTCATAAAATATTAGAAGATATGCAGATATCTGATATCCAATTTACTGTAGAGCCTGCAAAACCCGGTTTTGGAGATGTGAGTTCAAATATTTCATTTTTACTTGCCAAATCTCTAAAGAAAAGCCCAAAAGAGATCGCAAATTTGATGTCTGAAAAATATCGGCAATCTCAAAACATACTCGTATCAAAAGTTGAACCACATCCAACTGGGTATCTCAACTTTTTTGCTGATTGGGAAAAACTAAGCCAATTAATTTTGTCAGAATCTAATTTAGATGAGTTTGGATCTATAGATTTAGGTCATAATTCTTCAATCGTCGTAGAACATACTAGTGTAAACCCAAACAAAGCTCTACACATAGGTCATATTCGTAATATCGTCCTTGGTGATACTATTGCTAGAATTTTAAAAAAATCAAATTACAAAGTTAACGTTCTAAACTATGTTGATGATTCTGGCTTACAAGTAGCTGATATTATTGTAGGTTTTAAGCATCTTGGATTTGATCAAAAGTCTCCAACTGGAAAAAAGTTTGATCATTACTGTGGAGATGATGTTTATGTTAAAACTACTGAAAGATATGAACAAGATCCTAATTTTGAAGAGATTAGAAAAAACATTCTCAAAGAACTAGAAGACGGTGTATCTGAAACTGCTAAATTTGCTGATACAATAACAAGACGTGTTTTAGAAAATCAGCTTGAAACTTGTTGGAATTTAGGAGTTTATTATGACTGTCTTAATTTTGAATCTCAAATAATTCGTTCAGGATTATGGGGTAAGATATTTGAAAAACTCAAAGAAATGAAACTAGTAGAATTTGAAAGTGATGGTAAGAATGCCGGATGTTGGATTATTCGTGGTGAAAATAATGATGAAGACAAAGTAATCGTTAGAAGTAATGGAACTGCAACTTACATTGCAAAAGACATTCCATACGCTGCATGGAAATTGGGATTGATTGACGATCCATTTTCATACAAGAAATATGAAAAAACTCAACCTGGAAATAGAATACTTTGGCAAACAACCTTAACAGCAAGTACTGAGCCAAAACAAAACTTTACTGGTAATAAGGTGATCACTGTAATTGATTCAAGACAAGCCCGACTTCAAAAAATTATTACTGGATTGATGTCAAAATTCAAATCCACTGATGATGCATACGTTCATCTAGGTTACGAATCTGTGACTCTTAGTTCTGATACGGCACAAACTTTGGGATTAGATACTGATGGTAAGCAAGCTCAAATGTCTGGACGAAAAGGTCTCTATGTTAATGCTGATTCTGTTTATGACTTGTTAAAAAATAAAACAATTGAGGAAACCAAAAAAAGACATTCTGAAATGTCTGACTCTGAAATTGAACAAATTGCTCATTATGTTTCTGTTGGAACATTACGTTATGAAATGATTAAACAGGATCTTGATAAAATGATTACATTTGATTTAACAAAATCATTGAGCTTAGAAGGTGACACATCTCCGTACATCCAATATACTCACGCAAGAGCATCAAGAATAATTGAAAAATCTACTAGGAAGCCATCTATTGATGTTGACTTTTCTTTGTTAAATGATGCTTCTGAATTATCTTTAATCAAAATAATTGGTTTGTTTGAAATCTATGTGTTAGATGCTGCAAAAAATCTATCTCCAAAAGTTATTGCAAGATACTGTCATGATTTGGCAGTGGCGTTTAATTCCTTTTATGAGCATGTTAAAGTCCTTGAATTAGGTGATGAGAAACTAGAAATCTCTAGATTGTGTCTTGTACATTCATTTAAGATAACTTTGGAAAAAGCACTTGAATTGCTTGGCATTACAGCACCTGATAAAATGTGA
- a CDS encoding collagen-like protein: protein MSSRLEVHGQAPFKQSGIYEVQIFITDSKPSVDKIRTKQFSSLWKGNFHLRVKDGMFAETLGSDTNPIPSSISDLDTIWIVVVDLFSSLHSVFDVSLGSGESKPESKPEPKRETKSEIESPKPQRTAKSSSDSMHGAPGPMGDKGPTGPPGPMGDKGHTGPTGPPGPMGDKGPTGPQGFPGDKGPQGDKGPMGDKGPPGEKGITGDKGDKGDKGIFGPPGEKGDKGSTGPMGDKGPEGIRGPIGPPGDKGLTGPTGDKGPIGLRGIPGEKGDKGPQGDKGERGLTGPTGPIGDKGPTGQSGVQGEKGIQGLPGPIGEKGPTGPIGDKGPIGMQGPTGDKGLTGPTGPLGDKGPIGPPGLIGEKGPRGPEGPVGEKGPQGPQGPAGAKGLTGVPGPQGEKGEKGPVGLQGDKGLTGPTGPVGEKGPQGPQGPQGERGASGPSGEEGPQGPQGIQGPQGERGQTGPLGPQGERGPIGEQGPVGPAGPRGPPGPPGEKGPAGGMSIEQKALFKELLEILTTKNIISTEDQIKLMSYLY, encoded by the coding sequence ATGTCTTCAAGGTTGGAGGTTCACGGTCAAGCCCCATTCAAACAATCTGGTATCTATGAGGTGCAGATCTTCATTACTGACTCTAAACCATCTGTTGATAAAATTAGAACTAAGCAATTTTCTTCACTCTGGAAAGGAAACTTCCATCTTAGAGTGAAGGATGGAATGTTTGCCGAGACACTTGGTTCTGACACAAATCCAATTCCATCATCTATTTCTGATCTTGATACTATTTGGATTGTAGTCGTTGATCTATTTTCTTCATTACATTCTGTATTTGATGTGTCATTAGGTTCTGGTGAAAGTAAACCTGAAAGTAAACCAGAACCTAAACGTGAAACTAAATCTGAAATTGAATCTCCAAAACCACAACGTACTGCTAAGTCGTCTTCTGATTCTATGCATGGCGCACCCGGTCCAATGGGTGACAAAGGTCCAACAGGTCCACCCGGTCCAATGGGTGACAAAGGTCACACAGGACCCACTGGTCCACCCGGTCCAATGGGTGACAAAGGTCCAACAGGTCCTCAGGGGTTTCCTGGTGACAAAGGTCCACAAGGTGACAAAGGTCCAATGGGTGACAAAGGTCCACCTGGAGAAAAAGGAATTACTGGAGATAAAGGAGATAAAGGTGATAAGGGAATTTTTGGTCCTCCTGGAGAAAAAGGTGACAAAGGTTCAACTGGTCCAATGGGTGACAAAGGTCCCGAAGGAATACGAGGTCCCATTGGTCCTCCTGGAGATAAAGGATTAACTGGTCCAACTGGCGATAAAGGCCCAATTGGATTACGGGGAATCCCTGGAGAAAAAGGTGACAAAGGTCCACAAGGTGACAAAGGTGAAAGAGGATTAACAGGTCCAACAGGTCCTATTGGGGATAAAGGTCCTACCGGACAATCTGGTGTTCAAGGAGAAAAAGGTATTCAAGGTCTTCCTGGACCAATTGGAGAAAAAGGTCCAACTGGCCCTATTGGTGACAAAGGCCCAATTGGTATGCAAGGTCCAACTGGAGATAAAGGATTAACCGGTCCAACTGGACCCCTTGGTGACAAAGGTCCAATCGGACCACCTGGTCTAATTGGAGAAAAAGGTCCACGAGGTCCTGAAGGTCCTGTTGGAGAAAAAGGTCCACAAGGTCCACAAGGTCCTGCAGGTGCAAAAGGTCTAACAGGCGTACCTGGTCCACAAGGAGAAAAGGGAGAAAAAGGTCCAGTTGGTCTACAAGGTGATAAAGGATTAACAGGTCCGACTGGTCCTGTTGGAGAAAAAGGTCCACAAGGTCCACAAGGCCCACAAGGTGAAAGAGGAGCATCTGGACCTTCTGGTGAAGAGGGTCCACAAGGTCCACAAGGTATTCAAGGCCCACAAGGCGAAAGAGGTCAAACTGGCCCATTAGGTCCACAAGGAGAACGCGGTCCTATAGGCGAGCAAGGTCCAGTTGGTCCTGCAGGACCTAGAGGTCCACCAGGTCCACCCGGAGAAAAAGGTCCAGCTGGTGGAATGTCAATTGAACAAAAGGCTCTGTTTAAAGAACTTTTAGAAATACTAACTACTAAAAATATCATCAGTACTGAGGACCAAATTAAATTAATGAGTTATCTTTACTAA
- a CDS encoding phosphoglycolate phosphatase produces MKTKTFAVDIDGTITENGVGRINLDALAALRHLTNIGHNVIFVTGRSSVEAYLLSVFGGTTKIAVGENGGCITVDTNEHILLGNMQQCQHALNIIQKEIANVSEKPVFPRMTEVVLERTFDLELAKQVVLEKKLDVLLSDSQYAFHINSIGIDKGTGFQNVMKRLSISRDDVIAIGDSSTDIPLFKIAKTSIALGNSSKFVKSQATITTNAKSGDGVIEALDKLAPKLSEI; encoded by the coding sequence ATGAAAACTAAAACATTTGCAGTGGACATTGATGGCACCATTACTGAAAATGGTGTAGGGAGAATTAATTTGGATGCTCTTGCCGCTTTAAGACATTTGACAAACATAGGTCATAATGTGATCTTTGTTACTGGAAGATCTTCTGTAGAGGCATATTTACTGTCTGTTTTTGGTGGTACTACAAAAATTGCTGTAGGTGAAAACGGTGGATGTATTACAGTTGACACAAATGAGCATATTTTACTTGGAAACATGCAACAATGCCAACACGCCCTTAACATTATTCAAAAAGAAATTGCTAACGTTTCAGAAAAACCTGTATTTCCTAGAATGACTGAAGTGGTATTGGAGCGAACCTTTGATTTAGAACTGGCAAAGCAAGTAGTATTGGAAAAAAAATTGGATGTTTTACTGTCAGATAGTCAATATGCATTTCATATCAATTCTATAGGAATTGACAAGGGTACTGGATTTCAAAATGTTATGAAACGATTATCTATTTCTCGTGATGATGTAATAGCTATAGGTGATAGTTCTACTGACATCCCTTTGTTCAAAATAGCAAAAACAAGCATAGCCTTGGGAAATTCATCGAAATTTGTAAAATCTCAGGCAACAATAACTACAAATGCTAAATCTGGAGATGGAGTTATAGAAGCATTAGATAAATTAGCACCCAAATTATCTGAGATATAG
- a CDS encoding tRNA (adenine-N1)-methyltransferase, translating into MVKIKQNSYVLFYFNHSKKWLVKISKKDSLHTHIGVIKHADAIGKEYGSRLVTNKDKYVYLIEPTMYDYVMKIQHGTQIVYPKDIGYIIARSGIGSGQKILEIGTGSGSLTSFIASIVKPRGHVYTFDVDENFMKIAEKNIKKAGMSKYVTQQKLDLKTSKKLPVEEADVALIDLGDPWTVLPQVRKMLKGSGAIFAICPTMNQLEKLTIALVENEFTDIESTEHIIRTIEAREGKTRHSFQGIGHTTYLCYARKAFFGRGSKKKSDSFVESEIISDVESDA; encoded by the coding sequence ATGGTAAAAATTAAGCAAAACTCTTACGTGTTGTTTTACTTTAACCACTCAAAAAAATGGCTTGTTAAAATTTCCAAAAAAGACTCACTTCATACTCATATAGGTGTGATAAAACATGCTGATGCTATTGGAAAAGAGTATGGCTCTAGACTAGTTACCAACAAAGACAAGTACGTCTATCTAATTGAACCCACAATGTATGACTATGTCATGAAAATTCAGCATGGCACACAAATAGTATATCCTAAAGATATTGGTTACATTATTGCAAGATCTGGTATTGGTAGCGGTCAAAAAATTCTAGAGATTGGTACTGGCAGCGGCTCGCTTACTTCTTTTATTGCAAGCATTGTAAAACCTAGGGGACATGTCTATACTTTTGACGTTGATGAAAACTTTATGAAAATAGCTGAAAAAAATATCAAAAAAGCAGGAATGTCAAAGTATGTTACTCAGCAAAAACTTGATTTGAAAACTTCAAAGAAACTTCCTGTCGAAGAAGCCGATGTGGCTTTGATTGATCTTGGGGATCCTTGGACTGTTCTGCCACAAGTTCGTAAAATGCTTAAAGGAAGTGGCGCTATCTTTGCAATTTGTCCTACTATGAATCAACTTGAAAAATTAACTATCGCTCTAGTTGAAAATGAATTTACTGACATTGAATCCACCGAACACATCATAAGAACAATCGAAGCACGTGAAGGAAAGACTAGACATTCATTCCAAGGTATTGGTCATACAACGTATTTATGTTATGCACGAAAGGCATTTTTTGGTAGAGGCTCAAAGAAGAAATCTGATTCTTTTGTTGAATCTGAGATTATCTCTGACGTTGAATCTGATGCTTAA
- a CDS encoding peptidase → MLFTFGMFSTAFAHSTKVVGDFKIETGWENEPPLMGMDNAIEITVSLAEESDKLIYDMVFFNKIDDSTDKAIEKHLSGLADKIEVSISTGGSKTFLLLEENKENLGVYHAKFVPINPGAHTIHLYGIIKNLEFEMTSQIEAVKISDSAQIPDWIRNNAKWWSDGAITDADFVKGIQFLAQQGIIKIEQTTESSVTSQEIPQWIRNNAKWWSDGAITDADFVKGIQFLAQQGIIKVS, encoded by the coding sequence ATGCTTTTTACATTTGGAATGTTTTCTACGGCATTTGCCCATTCTACAAAAGTTGTTGGAGATTTTAAAATAGAAACAGGTTGGGAAAACGAACCACCTTTGATGGGAATGGATAATGCAATAGAAATTACAGTGTCACTAGCAGAAGAGTCTGATAAGCTGATCTATGATATGGTTTTTTTTAATAAAATAGATGATTCTACAGACAAAGCAATTGAGAAACATCTTTCTGGACTTGCAGATAAAATTGAGGTCAGTATATCTACAGGTGGATCAAAAACATTTCTTTTACTAGAAGAGAATAAAGAAAATTTGGGTGTATATCATGCCAAATTCGTACCTATTAATCCAGGAGCACACACAATTCATTTGTATGGTATTATAAAGAATCTAGAGTTTGAGATGACGTCTCAAATCGAAGCAGTAAAAATATCTGACAGCGCACAAATTCCTGATTGGATTAGAAACAATGCAAAATGGTGGTCAGATGGAGCAATAACGGATGCAGATTTTGTTAAAGGAATACAATTTCTAGCGCAACAAGGTATAATCAAAATAGAACAAACAACAGAATCTTCTGTCACATCTCAAGAGATACCTCAATGGATTAGAAACAATGCAAAATGGTGGTCAGATGGAGCAATAACGGATGCAGATTTTGTTAAAGGAATACAATTTCTAGCGCAACAAGGTATAATCAAAGTTTCTTAA
- a CDS encoding DUF504 domain-containing protein yields MTKKGVIEEIFSKAIFADDAKKYTIQYRDFKKIKETTLPEFIKESNNFQTIPITRIVIIKKNHRILFEKNRQRSD; encoded by the coding sequence ATGACAAAAAAAGGAGTGATTGAAGAAATTTTTAGCAAGGCAATATTTGCAGACGATGCAAAAAAATACACTATACAATACAGAGATTTTAAAAAAATTAAAGAAACCACCTTGCCTGAATTTATTAAAGAATCAAATAATTTTCAAACAATTCCAATCACAAGAATAGTAATAATAAAGAAAAATCATAGGATTTTATTTGAAAAGAACAGACAAAGGAGTGATTAG
- a CDS encoding tetratricopeptide repeat protein: MKKLFQKKSKDKDNGEEKELGTETSLVDPDYNRKKLFKKGINLMADEKLEEAADIFEQALRIEPDNIETLMKLGYARFHLEDYNDALKIYDKILDIDVTNPEAWNLKALVHYEQKNYAKALDAIEKAVESDPTYAMAWYNKACFLSLVNQVPESLEALKRSIEIDVKNARKSIRDKDFANVRIEEGFKRIVEVVVLESIRQGYHTLGSIVWTTFLDKVDAEDALRKLLEKGLIVQNEKRDGLSKIPIYDLSREVAERMGKEKKGLFGITKKQLPKPVKNLKEISQAIQSVREAIEEEDIEKTMDLFEVFIDPTKSGEQMIEQFFEEHREIRLWKIRLKDRGVDYLIENKTKMLNLFDNVEVTITKKLRNEIT, from the coding sequence GTGAAGAAACTATTTCAAAAAAAGTCAAAGGATAAAGACAATGGGGAAGAAAAAGAACTCGGAACTGAGACTAGCTTAGTAGATCCAGACTATAATCGTAAAAAATTATTCAAAAAAGGCATAAACCTCATGGCAGATGAAAAGCTTGAGGAAGCAGCAGATATATTCGAGCAAGCATTACGAATAGAACCAGACAACATTGAAACATTGATGAAATTAGGATATGCAAGATTTCATTTAGAAGATTATAATGATGCACTAAAGATTTATGATAAAATTTTAGATATAGATGTCACCAATCCAGAGGCCTGGAATTTAAAGGCATTAGTTCATTATGAGCAAAAAAATTATGCGAAAGCACTTGATGCAATTGAAAAAGCAGTAGAATCAGATCCAACATACGCAATGGCATGGTATAACAAAGCATGTTTTCTGTCACTAGTAAATCAAGTTCCAGAATCACTTGAAGCATTAAAGCGCTCAATTGAGATTGATGTAAAAAATGCAAGAAAATCAATTAGAGATAAAGATTTTGCAAATGTCAGAATTGAAGAAGGTTTTAAAAGAATTGTAGAAGTCGTGGTTTTAGAATCAATACGACAAGGATATCATACACTTGGTTCTATTGTATGGACAACGTTTCTAGATAAAGTTGATGCGGAAGATGCATTAAGAAAATTACTGGAGAAGGGATTAATCGTCCAAAATGAAAAACGAGACGGTCTAAGTAAAATTCCAATATATGATCTTTCAAGAGAAGTTGCAGAAAGAATGGGAAAAGAAAAGAAAGGATTATTTGGAATTACAAAAAAACAATTACCAAAACCTGTTAAGAATCTAAAAGAGATTAGCCAAGCAATACAATCAGTTAGAGAAGCGATAGAAGAAGAAGATATTGAAAAGACAATGGATCTTTTTGAAGTATTTATCGACCCAACAAAATCAGGAGAGCAAATGATTGAGCAATTCTTTGAAGAACACAGAGAGATAAGATTATGGAAAATCAGATTAAAAGATAGAGGTGTAGATTATCTTATTGAAAATAAAACAAAGATGCTAAATCTTTTTGATAATGTAGAAGTGACAATTACCAAAAAACTTAGAAACGAAATAACCTAG
- a CDS encoding winged helix-turn-helix transcriptional regulator has translation MAEDGFIWIYLIFFLIPLARIIPRLIKKWKKQSGDMPQQYDSQYHVSNDVISESPPKKPEMPSKIDSKPKTTEMLVLGQLTRGTNNFDSLQKILGIDTDTLNSVLESLEKNGFMRVEQKQGLFGPKVELRPTEEGIKKFYS, from the coding sequence ATGGCCGAAGATGGATTTATCTGGATTTATCTGATATTTTTCTTGATCCCTCTGGCTAGAATTATCCCACGTTTGATAAAAAAATGGAAAAAACAGTCTGGTGATATGCCTCAACAATATGATTCTCAATATCACGTCTCAAATGATGTTATTTCAGAATCGCCTCCAAAAAAGCCTGAAATGCCCTCTAAAATTGACTCTAAACCAAAGACTACTGAGATGTTGGTATTGGGTCAACTTACTCGCGGTACAAATAATTTTGATTCTCTTCAAAAAATATTGGGGATTGATACTGATACTCTGAATTCTGTTTTAGAATCTCTAGAAAAAAATGGGTTTATGCGAGTTGAACAAAAGCAAGGACTATTTGGTCCAAAAGTTGAATTACGTCCTACCGAAGAAGGAATAAAAAAATTCTATTCTTGA